Proteins from a genomic interval of Symmachiella macrocystis:
- a CDS encoding aminotransferase class I/II-fold pyridoxal phosphate-dependent enzyme, which translates to MITDDLRDSVPYQENPVPDSDRTLHVGQPNLSDRAAFDRLVDEMYENRWFTNNGQLVQRLELRLSEYLQVKHVVLVNNGTTGLQIAAQALGLTGEVILPAFTFVATAHALQWVGLKPVFCDIDPQTHCIDPQKIEALITEQTSAIAGVHVWGRPCPTDAINEIARRHDLATLYDAAHAFGCRHQGRMLGNFGQCEVFSLHATKFFHTFEGGAVTTNDDALAEKIRLMKNFGFESMDRVVELGVNGKMPEVCAAMGLASLEQLDDVLEVNRRNYRAYDSGLSDIPYVHLHPQTDLEGTNFHYIVVEVDEDAPLSRDEILKQLHDAHILARRYFSPACHRMEPYRTLYPEYLDALPETDRLCQRIMILPTGTAISPDDISRICATIRSSLTRRKVA; encoded by the coding sequence TTGATCACTGATGACTTACGAGACTCAGTTCCCTATCAGGAAAACCCTGTTCCCGACAGCGACCGGACGCTACACGTTGGGCAACCCAATCTGTCGGATCGCGCAGCTTTTGATCGCTTGGTGGACGAAATGTATGAAAACCGTTGGTTCACCAACAACGGTCAACTCGTGCAGCGTCTCGAACTCCGGCTCAGTGAGTACCTGCAGGTCAAACATGTCGTGCTGGTAAACAACGGCACAACTGGGTTACAAATCGCCGCACAGGCGCTGGGACTGACCGGCGAAGTGATTCTGCCCGCTTTTACGTTCGTCGCAACAGCGCACGCATTGCAATGGGTCGGCTTGAAACCGGTGTTTTGTGACATTGATCCGCAGACTCATTGCATTGACCCGCAAAAAATCGAAGCGCTGATTACCGAACAGACCTCGGCAATCGCCGGCGTGCATGTCTGGGGCCGTCCCTGTCCCACGGATGCCATCAACGAGATCGCCCGCCGTCACGATTTGGCTACCTTGTATGATGCGGCGCATGCGTTTGGTTGCCGTCATCAAGGCCGTATGCTCGGAAATTTTGGGCAATGCGAAGTCTTCAGTCTGCATGCGACCAAGTTCTTCCACACCTTCGAAGGAGGAGCCGTCACCACAAACGACGATGCCTTGGCTGAGAAAATCCGCCTGATGAAAAACTTCGGATTTGAAAGTATGGACCGCGTCGTCGAATTGGGAGTCAACGGCAAGATGCCCGAGGTCTGCGCCGCTATGGGGCTCGCTTCGCTCGAACAGTTGGACGACGTCCTCGAAGTCAACCGGCGAAACTACCGTGCCTACGATTCGGGTCTGTCGGACATCCCCTATGTGCATTTGCATCCGCAGACGGACTTGGAGGGGACGAATTTTCATTACATCGTTGTCGAGGTCGATGAAGACGCGCCACTGAGCCGTGACGAAATTTTGAAACAACTCCACGATGCCCACATTCTGGCCCGGCGATATTTTTCCCCGGCTTGCCACCGCATGGAGCCGTACCGCACGCTGTACCCCGAATATCTCGATGCCCTTCCGGAAACCGACCGTTTGTGTCAACGCATCATGATTTTACCAACTGGAACGGCGATTTCGCCGGACGATATTTCTCGGATTTGCGCAACGATCCGCTCTTCACTCACACGAAGGAAAGTTGCTTAG
- a CDS encoding sulfotransferase, whose amino-acid sequence MPSHDQRVPEYQRTDELEALLKFFAARLGPVEQREIAELPLCDEPIVYIMGCARSGTTLVYQYLAQSGLFCYPSNFLSRFYYAPYLGAQLQKMLYDCDFRDEIGGAVGAAFESQLGKTRGALSPHEFWYFWRRFFQFGEMQQLSDAKLASSDGQTFIRELRAVQTAFAKPLVLKGMILNWHIPYLANLFSNSYFVIVQRDVADNAQSLLAARREFSGTETAWYSFKPPGYEQVLSLPPPQQTAWQVLATNAAIQRGAAAIPQERVIHVAYEQFCAAPGSLLQEISGRCRRPLTALNGELPLSFEVRQRSDGHDWPQIIRAVQP is encoded by the coding sequence ATGCCGTCGCATGACCAACGGGTTCCAGAATACCAACGGACCGACGAGTTGGAAGCACTGCTCAAGTTCTTCGCAGCGCGCTTGGGGCCGGTTGAACAACGCGAAATCGCTGAGCTGCCACTGTGTGATGAGCCAATCGTGTACATCATGGGTTGCGCCCGCAGTGGCACGACGTTGGTTTACCAATACTTGGCTCAGTCCGGCTTGTTTTGTTATCCGTCGAATTTCCTTTCGCGGTTTTACTATGCGCCATATCTGGGGGCGCAATTGCAAAAAATGTTGTACGACTGCGATTTCCGTGATGAAATTGGTGGGGCCGTCGGAGCAGCGTTTGAATCGCAACTCGGTAAAACTCGGGGCGCCCTTTCTCCGCACGAGTTCTGGTACTTCTGGCGGCGGTTTTTTCAGTTCGGCGAGATGCAACAACTCAGCGACGCTAAACTCGCATCGTCCGATGGGCAAACGTTTATCCGCGAACTACGCGCTGTACAAACGGCGTTCGCGAAGCCGTTGGTCCTCAAGGGAATGATTCTGAATTGGCACATCCCCTACCTCGCGAATCTGTTTTCCAACAGCTATTTTGTGATCGTGCAGCGAGATGTTGCGGACAACGCGCAGTCACTGCTCGCCGCTCGGCGAGAGTTTTCCGGCACGGAGACAGCGTGGTATTCATTCAAACCGCCCGGATATGAACAAGTTTTGTCGCTCCCGCCGCCGCAGCAAACCGCATGGCAGGTCTTGGCGACCAATGCGGCGATTCAACGCGGCGCCGCAGCGATTCCCCAGGAGCGAGTGATCCACGTCGCCTACGAACAGTTTTGTGCTGCTCCGGGATCACTGCTGCAAGAGATCTCCGGCAGATGCCGGCGCCCGTTGACTGCGCTTAATGGGGAGTTGCCGTTGTCGTTTGAAGTGAGGCAGCGCAGCGACGGTCATGATTGGCCGCAGATCATCCGCGCTGTCCAGCCGTAG
- a CDS encoding ABC transporter permease produces MSSVETVDHRKIAAIEPDVRHSPRSGDWVVYAPSGARSHPLVLLRQSLSNFWSTRELAWILFTRDLKSQVRRSFMGYAWLFSGPIMTAAMWVFLRSQAVVSIDTKIPYPLFVLSGTILWGLLRAGFDATVDVYSSDILKKLNVPIEAFIARNLANVAFQFLLAGIPLSCLFLLYQYRLPATVLLFPLAVAGLVLTGAAAGCFLAPLAALYGDIGRMTHIVFMGLMYLSPVIYPVRETGWLGALMQWNPFTPLLNVCRELLFGGHAQPLLPAIVMVIIAAGMLAIGLILLHVARPHIIARKGM; encoded by the coding sequence GTGTCGTCCGTCGAAACCGTTGACCATCGAAAGATCGCTGCCATCGAGCCGGACGTGAGACACAGTCCGCGCTCCGGGGATTGGGTGGTCTATGCTCCCAGCGGTGCACGGTCCCATCCGTTGGTGTTGCTGCGGCAATCATTGAGCAACTTTTGGTCGACGCGCGAGTTGGCGTGGATTTTGTTCACGCGCGACCTCAAGTCACAAGTCCGTCGCAGTTTTATGGGATACGCTTGGCTGTTTAGCGGTCCGATCATGACGGCGGCGATGTGGGTGTTTTTGCGGTCGCAGGCGGTGGTTTCGATCGACACCAAAATCCCTTATCCGTTGTTCGTGCTCTCCGGCACGATCCTGTGGGGTTTGTTACGCGCTGGTTTTGATGCCACCGTCGACGTCTACTCCAGTGACATTCTCAAGAAACTCAACGTGCCCATCGAGGCATTCATCGCGCGGAATCTGGCCAATGTTGCCTTCCAGTTTTTGTTGGCAGGAATCCCGCTGAGCTGCTTGTTCCTGCTTTATCAGTATCGGCTCCCGGCGACGGTGCTGTTGTTTCCACTTGCGGTAGCGGGGTTGGTGTTGACGGGTGCGGCGGCGGGCTGTTTTTTGGCGCCGTTGGCTGCCTTGTACGGGGATATTGGCCGAATGACACACATTGTGTTTATGGGACTGATGTATTTATCGCCGGTGATCTATCCTGTGCGCGAGACCGGGTGGCTTGGAGCGCTGATGCAGTGGAACCCTTTTACACCGTTATTGAACGTCTGCCGAGAACTGCTGTTTGGTGGGCATGCACAACCGCTGTTGCCCGCCATCGTCATGGTGATAATCGCCGCGGGCATGCTGGCGATCGGATTGATTCTCTTACACGTGGCGCGGCCACACATCATTGCCCGGAAAGGCATGTGA
- a CDS encoding glycosyltransferase family 2 protein produces the protein MKLREDCTTRPTSMTEADEIIAAATREHAAGQIETEPLLSVCIITYNQSRFIRQAVESVLAQETDFPYEIIIGDDQSNDGTTEIVQELQQSHPDKIRVLTATENLGQYTGNGRLNMIRTLRASRGKYVALLEGDDYWTSPQKLQQQVDALEAHTDWAICFHSTHCFWDDASNPGFDFPLEFDRDISTIEDLIEGNFMQTCSVVYRNGLFGKFPDWFLEAGLGDWPLHILNAQHGDIGYLPKSMSAYRVHPGGVWTSKSQQDCEAIISQLYLLLHRNLPRPLSDLAGKRLLKEFRVQIVALHDACKKYDQAIGTLEEHIVKLNAQHERSSSYRLGRKLLLPLRMLRNLFRTHMPAQVQ, from the coding sequence ATGAAACTGCGGGAGGACTGCACAACACGACCGACATCAATGACTGAGGCCGACGAAATCATTGCCGCCGCCACACGCGAACATGCTGCTGGCCAAATCGAAACCGAGCCGCTGCTTAGCGTGTGCATCATCACCTACAATCAAAGCCGCTTCATTCGCCAAGCTGTGGAAAGCGTCTTAGCGCAAGAGACCGATTTTCCCTACGAAATCATCATCGGCGACGATCAGAGCAACGACGGCACCACCGAGATCGTTCAGGAACTGCAACAGTCGCATCCGGATAAAATCCGTGTCTTAACAGCGACGGAAAACCTCGGCCAATATACCGGAAACGGTCGGCTGAACATGATCCGCACATTGCGCGCGAGTCGCGGGAAATATGTGGCGCTGCTCGAAGGGGACGACTACTGGACGTCGCCACAGAAACTGCAACAGCAGGTCGATGCGCTGGAGGCGCATACCGACTGGGCCATCTGTTTTCATTCCACCCATTGTTTCTGGGATGATGCCAGCAATCCTGGGTTTGACTTTCCATTGGAATTTGACCGAGACATTTCCACGATTGAAGATTTGATCGAAGGGAATTTCATGCAAACATGCTCGGTCGTGTATCGCAATGGTCTATTCGGCAAGTTTCCGGATTGGTTTCTTGAAGCTGGATTGGGGGATTGGCCGCTGCACATTCTTAATGCCCAACACGGTGACATTGGATATCTGCCGAAAAGCATGTCCGCCTATCGGGTCCATCCTGGGGGGGTTTGGACATCAAAATCACAACAAGATTGTGAAGCGATCATTTCGCAACTTTATCTGCTCCTCCATCGAAATCTGCCACGCCCTTTATCCGATCTCGCTGGGAAACGTCTGTTGAAAGAGTTCAGAGTTCAAATCGTCGCCTTGCACGATGCCTGCAAAAAATATGACCAAGCCATCGGAACCTTGGAAGAGCACATCGTCAAACTGAACGCGCAGCATGAACGCTCCTCAAGCTACCGGTTGGGACGTAAGTTGCTCTTGCCGTTGCGGATGCTGCGAAATTTATTTCGCACTCACATGCCGGCACAAGTTCAATAA
- a CDS encoding WbqC family protein codes for MKLGIMQPYLFPWIGYFQLVNHVDELVIYDDVQYIKNGWINRNRILINGQPRYFTLPVLKASHALPICARRFAPSFERDKRRALKSLEMAYAAAPHFRDTLTLVQDCFTCRDNNVAAFVSHTLSKFCDALGIETLLRRSSELEYSPAMRGQDRVLDICRALHASHYVNAIGGTDLYEGDVFAQHGQQLSFLHTRDIAYQQFQNTFRPNLSIIDVMMFNDRDRIAALLNEFDLKSPQP; via the coding sequence ATGAAACTCGGAATCATGCAGCCCTATCTCTTTCCGTGGATCGGCTATTTCCAGTTGGTAAACCACGTCGATGAATTGGTCATCTACGACGATGTGCAGTACATCAAAAACGGGTGGATCAACCGCAATCGCATCTTGATCAATGGCCAGCCGCGCTATTTCACATTGCCGGTGCTCAAGGCATCCCACGCGCTGCCGATCTGCGCGCGGCGATTCGCACCGTCGTTTGAGCGTGACAAACGGCGTGCACTCAAGAGCCTCGAAATGGCCTACGCCGCTGCGCCGCATTTCCGGGACACGCTCACGTTGGTGCAGGACTGCTTTACCTGCCGGGACAACAACGTGGCCGCGTTTGTGTCCCACACGTTGTCGAAGTTTTGCGACGCTTTAGGAATCGAGACGCTGTTGCGGCGTTCCTCCGAACTTGAATATTCCCCCGCCATGCGCGGCCAAGACCGTGTGCTCGACATCTGCCGAGCCCTGCACGCGTCGCATTACGTGAACGCCATCGGGGGAACCGACTTGTACGAAGGCGACGTGTTTGCACAACACGGCCAGCAACTCAGTTTTCTGCACACGCGCGACATCGCCTATCAGCAATTCCAGAACACGTTTCGACCCAATTTGTCTATCATCGACGTCATGATGTTCAACGACCGCGACCGAATTGCCGCGCTGTTGAACGAATTCGATTTGAAATCGCCGCAACCCTAA
- a CDS encoding Mpo1 family 2-hydroxy fatty acid dioxygenase, whose protein sequence is MPKKSADEWFTEYAVCHQNATNKTLHWICIPLIVLSLIGLLWGVALPGTASMNSPYWNWGMLLIVISLLFYLRLSLMLAAGMLLVSAAAVGVLVAYQRTGLGPVWVASLVVFVVAWIGQFIGHKIEGKKPAFFEDIQYLLIGPIWLLAFIYRRLGIRY, encoded by the coding sequence ATGCCCAAAAAATCCGCCGATGAATGGTTCACTGAATACGCAGTCTGCCATCAAAACGCGACCAATAAAACGTTGCACTGGATCTGCATTCCGCTGATTGTGCTGAGCTTGATCGGTTTGTTGTGGGGCGTGGCGCTGCCCGGGACGGCAAGCATGAATTCCCCCTATTGGAATTGGGGAATGCTGCTGATTGTTATCAGCCTGTTGTTCTATTTGCGGTTGTCGCTGATGCTGGCCGCCGGCATGTTGCTGGTCTCCGCAGCGGCGGTCGGCGTGCTGGTTGCTTATCAGCGCACGGGCTTGGGCCCGGTGTGGGTGGCGTCATTGGTGGTATTTGTGGTGGCTTGGATCGGCCAATTCATCGGACACAAAATCGAGGGGAAAAAGCCCGCCTTCTTCGAAGATATTCAATATCTATTGATCGGCCCAATCTGGCTGTTGGCCTTCATCTATCGCCGCTTAGGGATTCGGTATTAG
- a CDS encoding ABC transporter ATP-binding protein: MSEILLRCDHVGKKFCRDLKKSLWYGLTDLAGDILGTPPGDLRPEEFWAVDDVSFDLRRGECLGLIGRNGAGKTTLLKMLNGLIQPDAGKIMLRGRVGGLIALGAGFDPILTGRENVFVNGSILGLSKKQIHERFDEIVEFAELGKFIDSPVGNYSSGMQVRLGFAVAAIMIRPDILLLDEVLAVGDLGFRLKCLNLVQELLEDAAVVFVSHSMQFVTRFCTRVSVFSEGRIICNSHDLSQGLQAYYTQCQTQLKVFGNTAARIHNEKLRINDVEVLDNQQAVIHGDDELSVELDLDLETGLPEVELRITIEDFSGHPILAIKPEQREQLRFTKTKQGVRMDLGKLNLTPGKYCLMFAVVTVERMERLTRKAGTLEFQFGGDHVEWAAVIHETRVRCA, translated from the coding sequence ATGTCGGAAATTTTATTGCGTTGCGATCATGTCGGCAAAAAGTTTTGTCGGGATTTGAAAAAATCACTGTGGTATGGGCTGACGGATCTTGCGGGCGACATTCTGGGGACGCCGCCGGGTGATTTGCGACCGGAGGAATTCTGGGCCGTGGACGACGTGAGTTTCGATCTCCGCCGCGGCGAATGCCTGGGGCTAATCGGCCGCAACGGCGCCGGGAAAACCACGCTGCTCAAAATGCTCAACGGGCTGATTCAACCCGACGCTGGAAAAATCATGCTGCGGGGCCGCGTAGGCGGGTTGATCGCATTAGGAGCGGGTTTCGATCCGATCCTCACCGGACGGGAAAACGTGTTCGTCAACGGCTCGATACTGGGGCTGAGCAAAAAACAAATCCACGAACGCTTCGACGAGATCGTCGAATTTGCTGAACTTGGCAAGTTCATCGACTCACCGGTCGGCAACTACAGTTCCGGCATGCAGGTCCGATTGGGTTTTGCCGTAGCTGCCATCATGATTCGGCCAGATATTTTACTTCTGGACGAAGTGCTGGCGGTTGGGGATCTTGGTTTTCGATTGAAGTGCCTGAATCTCGTTCAGGAGTTGCTTGAGGATGCCGCCGTTGTGTTCGTTTCGCATTCCATGCAATTCGTGACGCGGTTTTGCACGCGAGTGTCTGTGTTTTCCGAAGGCCGGATCATTTGCAACAGCCACGATTTGTCGCAAGGGCTGCAGGCGTATTACACACAGTGCCAGACACAGCTGAAAGTGTTCGGGAATACCGCTGCTAGAATTCACAATGAGAAACTGCGGATCAACGACGTCGAAGTTCTCGACAACCAACAAGCGGTGATCCACGGCGACGATGAGTTGTCCGTGGAATTGGATCTCGACTTAGAAACGGGCCTACCGGAGGTGGAACTACGGATCACGATCGAAGATTTCTCCGGGCATCCCATACTGGCCATCAAACCAGAGCAGCGCGAACAATTGCGATTCACGAAGACCAAGCAAGGCGTACGCATGGATCTCGGGAAATTGAATTTAACGCCGGGGAAGTATTGCCTGATGTTCGCCGTCGTCACCGTCGAACGGATGGAACGTCTCACGCGCAAGGCGGGAACCTTGGAGTTTCAGTTTGGCGGCGACCATGTCGAGTGGGCTGCGGTGATTCACGAAACACGAGTTCGCTGCGCATAA